One genomic region from Amycolatopsis sp. FBCC-B4732 encodes:
- the bluB gene encoding 5,6-dimethylbenzimidazole synthase, translated as MIEEFYEVLRKRRDVRGEFTGAPVPEATLTRVLEAAHAAPSVGLTQPWDFVLVDDHPTREKFAKHVHEEREVFAAQLAEHRAGTFANIKIEGILESSLGIVVTYDPARGAPDVLGRHAIADAGLYSVCLAIQNLWLAATAEGLGVGWVSFYREPFLSELLGIPDGVRPVAWLCVGPVSRLESVPDLERHGWRNRRPLTEAVHHGRFTPRDPGAASAADR; from the coding sequence ATGATCGAAGAGTTCTACGAAGTCCTGCGCAAGCGGCGGGACGTCCGCGGCGAGTTCACCGGCGCGCCCGTCCCGGAAGCGACTCTGACGAGGGTCCTGGAAGCCGCGCACGCCGCGCCCAGCGTCGGGCTCACCCAGCCCTGGGACTTCGTGCTGGTCGACGACCACCCGACGCGCGAGAAGTTCGCGAAGCACGTCCACGAAGAGCGCGAGGTGTTCGCCGCGCAGCTGGCCGAGCACCGCGCCGGCACCTTCGCGAACATCAAGATCGAGGGCATCCTCGAGTCGAGCCTCGGCATCGTCGTCACCTACGACCCGGCCCGCGGCGCGCCCGACGTGCTCGGCAGGCACGCCATCGCCGACGCCGGCCTGTACTCGGTGTGCCTGGCCATCCAGAACCTGTGGCTCGCCGCCACCGCGGAAGGCCTCGGCGTCGGCTGGGTGAGCTTCTACCGGGAGCCGTTCCTGAGCGAGCTGCTGGGCATCCCGGACGGCGTCCGGCCGGTCGCGTGGCTCTGCGTGGGCCCGGTGAGCCGGCTCGAGAGCGTGCCGGACCTGGAGCGCCACGGCTGGCGCAACCGCCGTCCCCTGACGGAGGCGGTCCACCACGGGCGGTTCACCCCACGTGATCCGGGGGCTGCGTCAGCCGCCGACCGCTGA
- the cobM gene encoding precorrin-4 C(11)-methyltransferase, with protein sequence MTVHFIGAGPGAADLITVRGRDLLARCGVCLYPGSMTPTDLLAYCPREAILIDTANLALEAIVARMVGAHQDGKVVARLTSGDPSLYSAVAEQMRRLDVAGVPYEVVPGVPAFAASAAALKRELTVPEIGQSLVITRVQARSTKMPPGETLAGFAATGATLALHLAINHVERVAGELVPHYGADCPVAVVALASQPGETVVRGVLGDLPALVREAGMTRAATIFVGRVLAATNFPDSFLYSSARDRADQPESL encoded by the coding sequence GTGACCGTCCACTTCATCGGCGCCGGGCCCGGTGCCGCCGACCTCATCACCGTGCGGGGCCGGGACCTTCTCGCCCGGTGCGGCGTCTGCCTCTACCCCGGCAGCATGACGCCCACCGATCTCCTTGCGTACTGCCCGCGGGAGGCGATCCTCATCGACACCGCGAACCTCGCGCTCGAAGCGATCGTCGCGCGGATGGTCGGTGCGCACCAGGACGGGAAGGTCGTCGCTCGGCTGACGTCCGGGGATCCGTCGCTCTACAGCGCCGTCGCCGAACAGATGCGGCGGCTCGACGTCGCCGGTGTCCCGTACGAGGTCGTTCCCGGCGTGCCCGCCTTCGCCGCGTCGGCCGCCGCGCTGAAACGGGAGCTCACCGTGCCCGAGATCGGGCAGAGCCTCGTCATCACGCGCGTCCAGGCGCGGTCCACCAAGATGCCGCCCGGGGAGACGCTCGCCGGGTTCGCCGCCACCGGGGCGACGCTCGCGCTGCACCTCGCCATCAACCACGTCGAGCGGGTGGCCGGCGAACTCGTCCCGCACTACGGCGCCGACTGCCCCGTGGCCGTCGTCGCGCTCGCGAGCCAGCCCGGGGAAACCGTCGTGCGCGGGGTGCTGGGCGATCTCCCCGCGCTCGTCCGCGAAGCCGGGATGACCCGCGCGGCCACGATCTTCGTCGGGCGGGTGCTGGCCGCCACGAACTTCCCCGACAGCTTCCTCTACTCGAGTGCCCGTGACCGGGCCGACCAACCGGAGTCGTTGTGA
- a CDS encoding precorrin-3B synthase yields the protein MPTPARVRADACPGVFAPHDAADGPLARVRLPGGTISAVRLRALADAAEACGDGDLHLTSRGNVQLRGVTRPGLAERLTDAGLLPSPSHERVRNVLASPSSGLRGGLADVRGLAAALDLALCAAPELAALPGRFLFAFDDGRGDVAGEGADVCWRATGPAEGTLLLAGGDTGRRVARADAVAAVLDLAREFARVRGTAWRVAELDDPAWRGTPVAFADAEVVAGVFSRDDGGLAAGVVPRFGQLSAAQARALAEFGTAVVTPWKSVVLPDVPADVFERLGFGATALGTTACIGRPGCAKSRADVRADAVFRPGLRAHFSGCERRCGKPSQSHVDVVAEADGYRVDGRWVPLDEVKGTL from the coding sequence ATGCCGACCCCAGCACGCGTGCGAGCCGACGCGTGCCCTGGTGTTTTCGCACCGCACGACGCCGCCGACGGGCCACTCGCGCGGGTGCGGCTGCCCGGCGGCACGATTTCCGCGGTCCGGCTGCGCGCGCTGGCCGACGCCGCCGAGGCGTGCGGCGACGGCGACCTCCACCTCACTTCGCGCGGCAACGTCCAGCTGCGCGGCGTCACCCGCCCCGGTCTCGCCGAGCGGCTGACCGATGCCGGCCTGCTGCCTTCGCCGTCGCACGAGCGGGTCCGCAACGTCCTCGCGTCGCCGTCGAGCGGGCTGCGCGGCGGGCTCGCCGACGTCCGGGGCCTGGCCGCCGCGCTCGACCTCGCGCTGTGCGCGGCGCCGGAGCTGGCCGCGCTGCCCGGGCGGTTCCTCTTCGCCTTCGACGACGGACGCGGCGACGTCGCCGGGGAAGGCGCCGACGTCTGCTGGCGGGCGACCGGTCCGGCCGAGGGCACGCTGCTGCTCGCGGGCGGCGACACCGGCCGCCGGGTGGCGCGCGCGGACGCCGTCGCCGCGGTGCTCGACCTCGCGCGGGAGTTCGCCCGCGTGCGCGGGACCGCCTGGCGCGTCGCCGAACTCGACGACCCGGCTTGGCGCGGGACACCGGTCGCCTTCGCGGACGCCGAAGTCGTGGCCGGGGTGTTCTCGCGGGACGACGGCGGTCTCGCGGCGGGGGTCGTGCCGCGTTTCGGGCAGCTTTCGGCCGCGCAGGCGCGGGCCCTGGCGGAGTTCGGGACGGCGGTGGTCACGCCGTGGAAGTCCGTGGTCCTGCCGGACGTGCCCGCGGACGTCTTCGAGCGGCTGGGTTTCGGCGCGACCGCACTGGGCACGACCGCCTGCATCGGCCGGCCCGGCTGCGCGAAGTCGCGCGCCGACGTGCGCGCCGACGCGGTGTTCCGGCCCGGGCTGCGCGCGCACTTTTCGGGCTGTGAACGGCGGTGCGGCAAGCCGTCGCAGTCCCATGTGGACGTTGTGGCGGAAGCGGACGGATATCGGGTCGACGGCCGTTGGGTGCCGCTCGACGAGGTGAAGGGAACCCTGTGA
- a CDS encoding cobalt-precorrin-6A reductase: MILILGGTGEARELAEDLTAREVRVVSSLAGRVARPRLPVGEVRVGGFGGAEGLAAWLRENAVKAVVDATHPFAERIGANAAKAAGITGTPLLRLARPGWQPGPGDVWHWADDLADAAKKLPGLGKRVFLTSGRQGLPAFAHLDDLWFLIRCVDPPEPPLPRHHELILARGPYEVAAERELLGRVDVLVTKDSGGGRTSAKLTAARELGKPVLVVRRPPRPVTETAATVPEAVEWVLHR; encoded by the coding sequence GTGATCCTCATCCTCGGCGGCACCGGCGAAGCGCGGGAGCTCGCCGAAGACCTGACAGCGCGCGAAGTCCGCGTTGTCTCTTCGCTCGCGGGACGCGTGGCGCGGCCACGGCTGCCCGTCGGCGAAGTGCGCGTAGGCGGCTTCGGCGGCGCAGAAGGACTCGCGGCGTGGCTCCGCGAGAACGCAGTGAAAGCCGTCGTGGACGCCACGCACCCCTTCGCCGAACGCATCGGCGCCAACGCGGCGAAGGCGGCCGGGATCACCGGCACTCCCCTGCTGCGGCTCGCCCGCCCGGGCTGGCAGCCGGGCCCGGGGGACGTCTGGCACTGGGCGGACGACCTCGCCGACGCCGCGAAAAAGCTCCCCGGCCTGGGGAAGCGCGTGTTCCTCACCAGCGGCCGCCAAGGGCTGCCCGCCTTCGCGCACCTCGACGACCTGTGGTTCCTGATCCGCTGCGTCGACCCGCCCGAGCCGCCGCTGCCGCGCCACCACGAGCTGATCCTCGCCCGCGGGCCGTACGAAGTGGCCGCCGAGCGTGAGCTGCTCGGCCGCGTCGACGTCCTGGTCACCAAGGACTCCGGCGGCGGCCGGACCAGCGCGAAGCTGACCGCGGCCCGGGAGCTGGGCAAGCCCGTCCTGGTCGTCCGGCGCCCGCCGCGGCCGGTGACCGAGACCGCCGCGACCGTCCCGGAAGCCGTCGAATGGGTGCTGCACCGATGA
- a CDS encoding precorrin-2 C(20)-methyltransferase produces MSLGKLYGVGLGPGDPELMTVKAARLISEASVIAYHSARHGRSIARSVAEPYLREGQIEEKLVYPVTTETTDHPGGYEGAIADFYELSAKRLAEHLDAGRDVVLLCEGDPFFYGSYMYMHERLSGRFEAIVVPGVTSVSAASSVLGRPLVQRDEVLTVLPGTLPAPELARRLADTDAAAVLKLGRTFSSVREAFAEAGKLDDAVFVERATWGQQRIEPLASVDPSTVPYFSLALLPSPAYASRQSPAVAPASAGSGGEVVVVGLGPAGPEWLTPEASAELSEAEHIVGYGPYVARVPQKAGQQRHASGNRVEADRAREALSLAAAGARVAVVSSGDPGVFAMASAVLEQVAAGHGTGVRVRIVPGVTAAQAAASRVGAPLGHDYCVLSLSDRLKPWEIIEKRLDAAGAADLVLALYNPASRTRTTQLADARAVLLRHRAPSTPVVVARDVGGAEEEIRVTTLGDLDPSTVDMRCLLIVGSSRTRAENGIVWTPRSY; encoded by the coding sequence ATGAGCCTGGGCAAGCTGTACGGCGTCGGCCTCGGCCCCGGCGACCCGGAACTGATGACGGTCAAAGCGGCGCGGCTGATCTCCGAGGCGTCGGTGATCGCGTACCACAGCGCGCGGCACGGCCGCAGCATCGCGCGTTCGGTCGCCGAGCCGTACCTGCGCGAGGGGCAGATCGAGGAGAAGCTCGTCTACCCGGTCACCACGGAGACGACCGACCACCCGGGCGGTTACGAGGGCGCGATCGCGGACTTCTACGAGCTGAGCGCGAAGCGGCTGGCGGAGCACCTCGACGCGGGCCGCGACGTCGTCCTCCTCTGCGAGGGCGACCCGTTCTTCTACGGCTCGTACATGTACATGCACGAACGGCTTTCCGGCCGCTTCGAAGCGATCGTCGTCCCGGGGGTCACGTCGGTGAGCGCGGCGTCGTCGGTCCTCGGCCGCCCCCTGGTCCAGCGCGACGAGGTCCTGACGGTGCTCCCGGGCACCCTCCCGGCCCCGGAACTGGCCCGCCGCCTGGCCGACACCGACGCGGCGGCCGTCCTGAAGCTGGGCCGCACGTTCTCTTCGGTGCGCGAAGCGTTCGCGGAGGCGGGAAAGCTCGACGACGCGGTGTTCGTCGAGCGGGCGACGTGGGGGCAGCAGCGGATCGAGCCGCTGGCTTCGGTGGACCCCTCGACGGTGCCGTACTTCTCGCTGGCTCTGCTGCCTTCGCCGGCTTACGCTTCGCGCCAGTCGCCTGCTGTCGCTCCGGCTTCTGCCGGGTCCGGTGGCGAAGTCGTGGTGGTCGGCCTCGGTCCCGCGGGTCCTGAGTGGCTGACGCCGGAGGCTTCGGCGGAGCTATCCGAGGCCGAGCACATCGTCGGGTACGGCCCGTATGTCGCGCGGGTGCCCCAAAAGGCGGGCCAGCAGCGGCACGCGTCGGGCAACCGCGTGGAGGCGGACCGCGCTCGTGAGGCCCTATCCCTGGCCGCGGCCGGTGCCCGGGTGGCGGTGGTGTCTTCGGGCGACCCGGGCGTGTTCGCGATGGCGTCGGCGGTCCTGGAGCAGGTCGCGGCGGGCCACGGCACGGGCGTCCGGGTCCGCATCGTCCCGGGCGTGACGGCGGCCCAGGCGGCGGCGTCCCGGGTGGGCGCACCGCTGGGGCACGACTATTGCGTGCTTTCGCTGTCGGACCGCTTGAAGCCGTGGGAGATCATCGAGAAGCGCCTGGACGCGGCGGGAGCGGCGGATCTCGTGCTGGCGCTGTACAACCCGGCTTCACGCACTCGGACGACTCAGCTGGCCGACGCTCGTGCGGTCCTGCTCCGCCACCGCGCGCCGTCGACTCCGGTGGTGGTCGCGCGGGATGTGGGCGGCGCGGAGGAGGAGATCCGCGTCACGACCCTCGGGGACCTCGACCCGTCCACAGTGGACATGCGCTGCCTGCTGATCGTGGGCTCGTCCCGAACCCGCGCGGAGAACGGTATCGTCTGGACCCCGCGCAGCTACTGA
- a CDS encoding arabinosyltransferase domain-containing protein, which yields MRLIAVALGLLSALCALAFPFLPVVQDTAEVVWPTGSDTRSVNAPLTGYWAQDLRAELPCAAIRSVDARTNGPGLLFATVPDGRTDPKSGNGVGMQLRVDNGVLLASSQGQQIAQQPLPAEKCDVELDVDATQMTLAVAGTPIFHANGDVRPRVVGIYSSINSSKDPIAGLHVSVVPDTRYQTSPTALKIVVGVVAILSLIGCMIAVWRRDSGFARRAPRWAPVGWWRLTLRDATVIAALGAWVFIGPVTSDDGYILTMARVTESTGYLTNYHRWFGVAEAPFGWFYHVFELMTHVSTVPPWIRLPSFLLGVLSWLLISREVMPRLGTQIRTSRPASWAAATVFLIWWMPYNNGVRPEPVAALGSLLAICAVERTLVTRRLLPLCLGLTAAGFTLAATPTGLLAVAPFLVAARPLFKLVRQRANESGWLPVLAPVAAAGLLVLVVVFADQTFATVQEATRIRTQVGPNLSWFQELARYQLLFESLPDGSAPRRFPVLLVGLCTATCLVMLLRRGRIQGAALGPARRLIGTTALFFLLLALTPTKWTHHFGAFAAVGASMAALTALATSSTVLRSQRNRAAFLAGLLVVAALAATGPNTYWFVSRLGVQWTNVAPSIGGIPLSTILLVAAAIAGIYAFVENVRAHRPDAPPPVQEGRLRALRLGSLSLVVVCGLVAAGEFVTMAWAIHNQAGSYSLGAANVGHLFGKSCNLSDHVMVERDAATSILHTQSEQRTVAEKPQENSPLPNPDQDNGRVQTGFHTRPVDDKDPLAEPPHGFTPEKVPMWSSFLDPETRAGRLRSDWYALTEKRADGQVVVATAGAARRPTSVSLDYGHNTPDGVKIVRSQFMLPPGAGTGGWNDTRINLRDLPPETDAVRINIVDNDLTEDGWIAASAPRVPTFTTLTDRIGSKPVYVDWPASFVYPCVQPVTSHDGISQVPAYRITAGGLADEAQWASSTNGGPIGWLEELAEEPEVPSYLIGQPSQSWGQLLQIEPFTEGIAPTVVHGEKTVPGWWSPGPGPRQPNGKDPTR from the coding sequence ATGCGTCTGATTGCCGTAGCGCTGGGGTTGCTCTCGGCCTTGTGCGCGCTGGCTTTCCCCTTCCTGCCGGTGGTGCAGGACACGGCGGAGGTCGTCTGGCCGACCGGCAGCGACACCCGCTCCGTCAACGCGCCCTTGACCGGGTACTGGGCCCAGGACCTGCGTGCCGAACTGCCGTGCGCGGCGATCCGCTCGGTCGACGCCCGCACGAACGGCCCGGGTCTGCTGTTCGCCACCGTGCCGGACGGCCGCACCGACCCGAAGTCGGGCAACGGCGTCGGCATGCAGCTGCGCGTGGACAACGGCGTGCTGCTCGCCTCCAGCCAGGGTCAGCAGATCGCCCAGCAGCCGCTGCCCGCCGAGAAGTGCGACGTCGAACTGGACGTCGACGCGACGCAGATGACCCTCGCCGTGGCCGGGACGCCGATCTTCCACGCCAACGGCGACGTGCGGCCCCGCGTCGTCGGCATCTACTCCTCGATCAACTCGAGCAAGGACCCGATCGCCGGCCTGCACGTCTCGGTCGTGCCGGACACGCGCTACCAGACGTCGCCGACCGCGCTGAAGATCGTCGTCGGCGTGGTCGCCATCCTGTCGTTGATCGGCTGCATGATCGCGGTCTGGCGGCGCGACTCCGGCTTCGCGCGCCGCGCCCCGCGCTGGGCGCCGGTCGGCTGGTGGCGGCTGACGCTGCGGGACGCGACGGTGATCGCAGCGCTCGGCGCGTGGGTCTTCATCGGGCCGGTGACCTCGGACGACGGCTACATCCTCACGATGGCCCGGGTCACCGAATCGACCGGCTACCTGACGAACTACCACCGCTGGTTCGGCGTCGCCGAGGCGCCGTTCGGCTGGTTCTACCACGTGTTCGAGCTGATGACGCACGTCAGCACGGTGCCGCCGTGGATCCGGCTGCCGTCGTTCCTGCTCGGCGTGCTCAGCTGGCTGCTGATCAGCCGCGAGGTGATGCCGCGCCTGGGCACCCAGATCCGCACCAGCCGCCCGGCCAGCTGGGCCGCGGCGACGGTGTTCCTGATCTGGTGGATGCCCTACAACAACGGCGTCCGGCCGGAACCGGTGGCCGCGCTCGGCTCGCTGCTGGCGATCTGCGCGGTCGAGCGCACGCTGGTGACGCGACGGCTGCTGCCGCTCTGCCTCGGCCTGACCGCCGCCGGGTTCACCCTGGCCGCGACGCCGACCGGGCTGCTCGCGGTGGCGCCGTTCCTGGTCGCTGCGCGGCCGCTGTTCAAGCTGGTGCGCCAGCGCGCGAACGAGAGCGGCTGGCTGCCGGTGCTGGCGCCGGTCGCCGCGGCCGGGCTGCTCGTGCTGGTCGTGGTGTTCGCCGACCAGACGTTCGCGACGGTGCAGGAGGCGACCCGGATCCGCACCCAGGTCGGCCCGAACCTGTCGTGGTTCCAGGAACTCGCGCGCTACCAGCTGTTGTTCGAAAGCCTGCCGGACGGCTCGGCGCCCCGCCGCTTCCCGGTGCTGCTGGTCGGCCTCTGCACCGCCACCTGCCTGGTGATGCTGCTGCGCCGCGGCCGCATCCAGGGCGCGGCGCTCGGCCCCGCGCGCCGCCTGATCGGCACGACGGCGTTGTTCTTCCTGCTGCTGGCGCTGACGCCGACGAAGTGGACGCACCACTTCGGCGCGTTCGCCGCGGTCGGCGCGTCGATGGCGGCACTGACCGCGCTCGCGACCAGCTCGACCGTGCTGCGGTCCCAGCGCAACCGGGCAGCCTTCCTGGCCGGGCTGCTGGTCGTCGCCGCGCTGGCCGCGACCGGGCCGAACACGTACTGGTTCGTCTCGCGCCTCGGCGTCCAGTGGACGAACGTGGCGCCGTCGATCGGCGGCATCCCGCTGTCGACGATCCTGCTGGTGGCGGCGGCGATCGCCGGGATATACGCGTTCGTCGAGAACGTCCGCGCGCACCGGCCGGACGCACCCCCGCCGGTGCAGGAGGGCCGGCTGCGCGCGCTGCGGCTCGGGTCGCTGTCGCTGGTGGTGGTCTGCGGCCTGGTGGCGGCGGGCGAGTTCGTCACGATGGCGTGGGCGATCCACAACCAGGCCGGCAGCTACAGCCTGGGCGCGGCGAACGTCGGGCACCTGTTCGGCAAGAGCTGCAACCTCTCCGACCACGTGATGGTCGAGCGCGACGCGGCGACGAGCATCCTGCACACGCAGTCCGAGCAGCGGACCGTCGCGGAGAAGCCGCAGGAGAACTCGCCGCTGCCGAACCCGGACCAGGACAACGGCCGCGTCCAGACCGGCTTCCACACCCGCCCGGTCGACGACAAGGACCCGCTGGCCGAGCCGCCGCACGGGTTCACGCCGGAGAAGGTCCCGATGTGGTCGAGCTTCCTCGACCCCGAGACGCGCGCCGGCCGGCTGCGCAGCGACTGGTACGCGCTGACGGAGAAGCGGGCGGACGGCCAGGTCGTGGTGGCGACCGCGGGCGCGGCCCGCCGCCCGACGTCGGTCAGCCTCGACTACGGCCACAACACCCCGGACGGCGTGAAGATCGTCCGCAGCCAGTTCATGCTCCCCCCGGGCGCGGGTACCGGCGGCTGGAACGACACCCGCATCAACCTGCGCGACCTCCCCCCGGAGACGGACGCGGTCCGCATCAACATCGTCGACAACGACCTCACGGAGGACGGCTGGATCGCGGCGTCCGCCCCCCGCGTCCCGACGTTCACGACCCTGACCGACCGCATCGGCTCGAAGCCGGTGTACGTGGACTGGCCGGCGTCGTTCGTGTACCCGTGCGTCCAGCCGGTGACGTCCCACGACGGCATCTCGCAGGTCCCGGCGTACCGCATCACGGCGGGCGGCCTGGCGGACGAGGCCCAGTGGGCGTCGTCGACGAACGGCGGGCCGATCGGGTGGCTGGAGGAGCTGGCCGAGGAGCCCGAAGTGCCGAGCTACCTGATCGGGCAGCCGAGCCAGTCGTGGGGCCAGCTGCTGCAGATCGAGCCGTTCACGGAGGGCATCGCCCCGACGGTGGTGCACGGCGAGAAGACGGTGCCGGGCTGGTGGTCCCCGGGTCCCGGCCCCCGCCAGCCGAACGGCAAGGACCCCACCCGCTGA
- a CDS encoding DUF6191 domain-containing protein — protein sequence MGTWLALALPGGVVVLLVVAAIELRPRKDGSRFKARLSATYVEETTAFLYGTKRRELEHRETMSMLVEQDAEGAPPWRDVDLDAGIAKIRARSDPPGPENGQLQ from the coding sequence ATGGGTACTTGGCTGGCGCTCGCGCTCCCGGGTGGCGTCGTGGTCCTGCTGGTCGTGGCCGCGATCGAACTGCGGCCGCGCAAGGACGGCTCGCGCTTCAAGGCGCGGCTGTCCGCGACGTACGTCGAGGAGACGACCGCGTTCCTCTACGGCACCAAGCGGCGTGAGCTGGAACACCGGGAAACGATGTCGATGCTCGTCGAGCAGGACGCCGAAGGGGCGCCTCCGTGGCGTGACGTGGACTTGGACGCCGGGATCGCGAAGATTCGGGCCCGTTCGGACCCGCCGGGGCCGGAAAACGGCCAGCTACAGTGA
- a CDS encoding precorrin-8X methylmutase, with product MIDYLRDGAEIYRHSFATIREEADLAILPDDVAGLAVRMIHACGMVDLVDDLRYTLDVVESGRAALEAGAPILCDAQMIASGVTRRRLPAANEVLCTLSDPSVPGLAERMGTTRSAAALELWRDKLPGSVVAIGNAPTALFRLLEILDEGVGAPAAIIGVPVGFVGAAESKVELAKRAPAPYLVVHGRRGGSAMAVAAINALASAEE from the coding sequence GTGATCGACTACCTGCGGGACGGTGCCGAGATCTACCGGCACTCGTTCGCCACGATCCGCGAGGAAGCGGACCTGGCGATCCTGCCCGACGACGTGGCCGGGCTGGCGGTCCGGATGATCCACGCCTGCGGCATGGTCGATCTGGTCGACGACCTGCGCTACACCCTCGACGTCGTCGAGTCCGGCCGCGCCGCGCTCGAAGCGGGCGCGCCGATCCTGTGCGACGCGCAGATGATCGCCAGCGGCGTCACCCGCCGTCGCCTGCCCGCGGCCAACGAAGTGCTGTGCACGCTTTCGGACCCGAGCGTGCCCGGGCTCGCGGAGCGGATGGGCACCACGCGCTCGGCGGCGGCCCTGGAACTGTGGCGCGACAAGCTCCCCGGCTCGGTCGTGGCGATCGGCAACGCGCCGACCGCGCTGTTCCGCCTGCTGGAAATCCTCGACGAAGGCGTGGGCGCGCCCGCGGCGATCATCGGCGTGCCGGTGGGCTTCGTCGGCGCCGCCGAGTCCAAAGTGGAACTGGCGAAGCGCGCCCCGGCCCCGTACCTGGTGGTGCACGGCCGGCGCGGCGGCAGCGCGATGGCCGTGGCCGCCATCAACGCACTCGCGAGCGCCGAAGAATGA
- a CDS encoding Gfo/Idh/MocA family protein, which yields MTELRWGLLAAGTIAGHFAAGVQESEHGTLAAVGARDAGRARDFAARFGIPKAYGSYEDLLADPGVDAVYISTPHALHKDWAIAAAEAGKHVLCEKPLTLTAADAEEVIAAARAHDVFLMEGFMYRLHPQTRRLAELVASGAIGEVRAVDTSFSFDSNPEETARLSDPALGGGGILDVGCYCTSLARLVAQAATGEDVVEPLEVSGMARLSEHGVDEYATGLLRLPGDILATISCGIRLTREDGIRVYGSRGHLHIPRPAWIHPLRTPGTSQIILTPAGGEPEVIEVEATQGVFAREADHVATHVGNRQAPELTWAETLANLRTLDRWREAVGYGRPR from the coding sequence GTGACGGAACTGCGCTGGGGCCTGCTGGCCGCCGGGACGATCGCCGGCCACTTCGCCGCGGGTGTGCAAGAGAGCGAGCACGGCACGCTGGCCGCCGTCGGCGCGCGAGATGCCGGGCGGGCGCGGGACTTCGCCGCGCGGTTCGGCATCCCGAAGGCGTACGGCAGCTACGAAGACCTCCTCGCCGACCCCGGCGTCGACGCCGTCTACATCTCGACACCGCACGCCCTGCACAAGGACTGGGCGATCGCCGCCGCCGAGGCGGGCAAGCACGTGCTGTGCGAGAAGCCGCTGACGCTCACCGCCGCCGACGCCGAAGAGGTCATCGCCGCCGCGCGGGCGCACGACGTCTTCCTCATGGAAGGGTTCATGTACCGGCTGCACCCGCAGACGCGGCGGCTGGCCGAACTCGTCGCGAGCGGCGCGATCGGCGAAGTCCGCGCGGTCGACACCTCGTTCTCCTTCGACAGCAACCCCGAAGAGACCGCCCGCCTCAGCGATCCGGCGCTCGGGGGAGGCGGGATCCTCGACGTCGGCTGCTACTGCACGTCGCTCGCCCGGCTCGTCGCCCAGGCCGCCACCGGCGAAGACGTCGTCGAGCCGCTCGAAGTCAGCGGGATGGCCCGGCTGAGCGAGCACGGCGTCGACGAGTACGCGACCGGCCTGCTGCGGCTGCCCGGCGACATCCTCGCGACGATCTCGTGCGGCATCCGCCTGACCCGCGAAGACGGCATCCGCGTGTACGGCTCGCGCGGGCACCTCCACATCCCGCGGCCCGCGTGGATCCACCCGCTGCGGACGCCGGGCACGTCGCAGATCATCCTGACGCCGGCCGGCGGCGAACCGGAGGTCATCGAGGTCGAAGCGACCCAGGGTGTCTTCGCGCGCGAAGCCGACCACGTCGCCACGCACGTCGGGAACCGGCAGGCCCCCGAGCTGACCTGGGCCGAAACCCTGGCCAACCTGCGAACTCTCGACCGGTGGCGCGAGGCCGTCGGGTACGGACGTCCCCGGTGA